A part of Cydia strobilella chromosome 15, ilCydStro3.1, whole genome shotgun sequence genomic DNA contains:
- the LOC134747932 gene encoding uncharacterized protein LOC134747932 yields MDYLTRKCQRGVPWHLLYADDVALIAETETDLERDLNSWIEALEGHGLKISRKKTEHMSFLFDETANNPENFKFYIGNDCLPTVTKFKYLGSVLSNDGKIDSDVVHRTQTGWMKWRELTGVLCDRKIPLKVKGHVYKTTVRPAMLYGSECWATNKPHLNKLHTTEMRMLRWSAGVTMMDKIRNVYIRGSFKVVPITEKLTEKRLRWYGHGQRRPVEYMVKVALDIPTTKRGSGRPPATWLRTVQQDLKDLNIDADIALNRAEWRKRTGKADPK; encoded by the coding sequence ATGGATTACCTCACACGAAAATGCCAACGGGGTGTACCCTGGCACCTTTTATATGCCGATGATGTGGCCTTAATAGCAGAGACTGAGACTGACCTTGAGCGCGATTTGAATAGCTGGATAGAAGCGCTAGAAGGACACGGCCTAAAAATAAGTCGTAAAAAGACCGAACACATGTCCTTTCTGTTCGACGAAACGGCTAATAACCCAGAAAATTTCAAATTCTATATAGGAAATGATTGCCTGCCAACTGTTACAAAGTTTAAGTATCTTGGCTCCGTACTCAGCAACGACGGAAAGATTGACAGCGATGTAGTCCATAGAACTCAGACAGGCTGGATGAAATGGCGAGAACTCACAGGCGTCCTATGCGATAGAAAAATACCTCTGAAGGTGAAGGGTCATGTATACAAGACAACAGTAAGACCAGCGATGCTGTACGGATCCGAGTGCTGGGCTACAAATAAACCCCACCTGAACAAGCTCCACACCACTGAGATGCGCATGTTACGCTGGTCAGCGGGTGTCACCATGATGGACAAGATAAGAAACGTGTATATCCGGGGTAGTTTCAAAGTAGTGCCAATAACAGAAAAGCTGACGGAAAAACGTCTGAGGTGGTACGGTCATGGACAGAGGCGTCCAGTAGAGTACATGGTTAAGGTAGCGCTCGATATTCCAACGACGAAGCGAGGAAGTGGTAGACCACCTGCCACCTGGCTGAGGACGGTTCAGCAAGACCTGAAAGATCTTAATATAGACGCCGACATTGCACTCAATCGTGCAGAGTGGAGGAAAAGAACAGggaaggccgaccccaagtaa